Within Cellulophaga sp. L1A9, the genomic segment GATAGAACTTTCTCAATTGGTGATTGTAATGACTGTTTTAATTTTGGCTTGGGTGCTACAAAATATGTTCAAGCTTAAACAATCATTATATATTATAATCGCATCTATAGTTGTGCTTTTAATCACAATTCCAATGTTGATGAATACTTTTCCTTTTTGATTTTCTCTTAAAATTAACCCTAAGTGGTTGTAGAGATAGCTGAAAGCAGGTATCTTAGTACTTTATTTAAATAGGCTTTGTCGCTTTTATGAAAGATAGTAAACAAAAAAAATACGATAAGGCCTACCTGAGAATGGCCAGTGAGTGGGGCAAATTATCTTTCTGTAAAAGAAAACAAGTTGGTGCTATAATTGTAAAAGATAGGATGATTATTTCCGATGGTTATAACGGTACACCAACAGGTTTTGAAAACCATTGTGAAGATGAAGAAGGCTATACAAAATGGTATGTTTTGCATGCAGAAGCTAATGCAATATCAAAAGTAGCAGCATCAACACAGTCTTGTAATGGAGCTACTTTATACATTACATTATCACCTTGTAAAGAGTGTAGTAAATTAATACATCAATCTGGCATAAAACGTGTTGTATATCAAAATGGATATAAAGACGATTCTGGACTTCAATTTTTACAAAAAGCAGGAGTAGAATTAGTTCATTTGCCTGAAATTAAAGAGAATATATCGTAGTAACAATTTGTTAAATGAAGAAGAAACAACAGTATTTATGGCCTATTATAGTAGCCGGATCACTTGCAATAGGTGTTTTTGTTGGAGGGAAACTTCATTTTAACGATTCTCCTGAAAAGCTATTTTCAACCAATTCAAAAAAAGATAAATTAAACAGATTGATCGATTATATCGATTATGAATACGTAGATGATATTAATACGGATAGTATTGTTGATGTTGCCGTAAATAATATTCTTGATAAACTAGATCCTCATTCCGTATATATTCCAAAAGAAGATATGGCAAAAGTATCTGAGAATATGAAGGGTGATTTTGTGGGAATTGGGATTAGTTTTTTTATGGAAAAAGATACAATCTCAGTGGTTAGAACTATTGAAGATGGTCCAAGCTTCAATAAGGGAATAAAGCCAGGAGATCGTATCTTAATGGCAGACAATGATACCTTGTTTGGTAAAGATATTCCGAATGATGTAATTATCGAAAAACTAAAAGGGAAAAGAGGTACAGCAGTGCAGCTTAAAATTTATCGCAAACAAGACGATAGAACGTTTTCAATTACGATTAAACGAGACAATATTCCTTTAAAAAGTGTAGAGGCGGCTTATTTGCTTACGAATGATATTGGGTATATAAAAGTGAATAGGTTTGCGGAATCTACTTTTAAAGAATTTAAAAGTGCATTGGCGAATTTACAGAAGCAAGGGGCTAAAAAATTAGTTCTTGATTTGCGTGATAATCCTGGTGGGTACTTGGGTATTGCCGAACAAATGGCAGATGAGTTTTTAGTGGATGGTAAGTTAATTTTATTTACTAAAAATAAAAAAGGTGAAATAGATAAGGCTTTTGCTACGGATAAAGGAACCTTTGAAAATAAACCAATTTACGTTCTTATCAATGAACGCTCTGCATCGGCAAGTGAAATTATCGCAGGAGCGTTGCAAGACAATGATGTGGGGACTATTGTAGGCAGACGTTCTTTTGGGAAAGGTTTGGTGCAACGTGAAATGGAATTGGGTGACGGTTCTGCTATACGCTTAACTATTTCTAGATATTATACGCCAACGGGTCGTTCTATTCAGAAAGATTATACGAAGGGTCATAAAGATTACTATCAGAAATTTACAGATCGCTATTCTAGTGGGGAATTAGTGTCTGTAGATAGCATAAAAGTGGCAGATTCTTTAAAGTTTACCACGCCTAAGGGTAAAGTAGTGTATGGTGGTGGAGGTATTATCCCAGATGTTTTTGTTCCTATAGGTGATTATGATGAAGAAACAATCTCTTCTTTAGAGAGTGTAGGTATTCTATCAAGATTTGCATTTAACCATTTAGAAGAAGATAGAACGCGCTATAAAGATTATACTGAAGATCAATTTATCAAAAACTTTAGAGTAGACGATATTCTTTTTCAGAAATTTATTGATTACATGCTTCAGTTTGGAGCACAAGGATATAGCACCTTTAATTATTCAGATTTTGAAAATAAGATAAAACTATACATTAAGGCCTCTATTGCAGAGCAAATATTTAATCCTAATGCCTATGCCATCATAAAAGGTCAAGATGATAGTATGCTCCTTAAAGTCTTAGAATTGGATAACCCTAATAAAGTGCTAAGCCAAGAGGAGTTAGACAACCTAGATTAATTGCCTTCTACCTTTTTCTGAATTTTTTTAGACATCATAAAGATAACAATCAAAACAATAGCACAGAGCGCAGCAACTATACCAATTAAGGCAATAACGCTATCTCCTTGCATTGGATTGTTAAAATCTATAACAGTTGCATTATAAATAATTAAGGCAACAGCAATAACGATTAATACAATATTCACGATTTTAGTCATATTTCAGTATTTTGAAAATTATTTAAAAAAGTTGATTAATATTCGCTGCGAATAATTTTACAGCAATAGCCAGTAAGATAACACCAAAAACTTTTCTAATGACACTCAATCCTGTTTGACCTAACAACCTTTCTATTTTTTTAGAAGATTTTAAAACAAGGTATACAAAGATGATGTTGATTATAATGGCGACGATGATGTTTTCTACGTAATATTCTGCTCGTAAAGATAAGATTGAAGTCATGGTACCCGCTCCAGCAATTAGTGGAAATGCAATTGGGACTATTGAAGCGCTTTCGGGAGCGTCATCACGATACAAGGTAATGCCTAAAATCATTTCTATAGCAAGGAAAAAGATAATAAAAGAACCTGCAACGGCAAATGAATTGACATCAATGCCAATTAAGCTCAAAATTTCATCACCAATAAAAAGGAAAGCCACCATAATAACAGCGGCAACAATAGATGCTTTTTCAGATTGAATATGACCTACTTTGTTCCGTAAGCCAACAATAATAGGGATGCTTCCTAAAATATCTATTACAGCAAATAAAACCATTGTTGCTGTAGCAATTTCTTTAAAATCGAAATGAAATTCCATAACTTGAAAATATTTGCAAATTTACGGTTTAAATCAAGTATTAGCTGTTTTAATGAAAAATAAATGTAGATAAGGGTATCTTTGAATTTTTAAATATAGATATGTTTCAAATAGGAAAAACTTTAGTCTCTGAAGAAATAATTGATAACGATTTCGTTTGTAATCTAACCGCTTGTAAAGGTGCTTGTTGTGTTGATGGTGATGCGGGAGCCCCTTTGGAAGAAAAGGAAACGGAAATACTGGTTGATATTTATCAAAAAGTAAAGCCGTTTTTAAGACCAGAGGGTATTGCGGTAATTGAAGAAGAGGGTGCTTTTGTTAAAGGTGATGATGGCGAATGGGAAACCCCCTTAGTGAATGGTAGCGAGTGTGCATATGTAGTTTTTGAAAATAATGGAACGGCAAAATGTGGTTTAGAAGAAGCTTATAATGCTGGCGTTACAAAGTGGAAAAAACCAGTATCATGTCACATGTATCCCGTACGTATTCGCGAATATTCTGAGTTCACGGCAGTAAATTATCATAAGTGGCACATTTGTGATCCTGCATGTTCTTTGGGAGAAGAATTAAAAGTACCGGTTTACAAGTTTTTAAAAGAAGCTTTGATAAGAAAATTTGGAGCGAAATGGTATGATGAACTAGAAATAGCAGCGGCGGAGTACCTTAAATAGTAGGGATAGAAACAATTACCTTGGTTCCAGTGGCTTTCTTGTTGGCATCATAAAGGTCTATAATTTGAACCTCAAAAGTATTTTGGAAATCTTTAGAAAAATTGGCTAATCGTTCTTTTGTAATGTCGATACCTATAGATTTCCTTTTTAGTACTTTATTCTCTTTAATAACTTCGGCAGCAGCACGTCCTATGCCGTTGTCTGTAATGGATATGGTGGTAAAATAGTCGTTTTCTTGCTTAATATCAATGATAATGCTTTTGTCTTCTTCTCTGGTAGATAGGCCGTGCCAAATGGCATTCTCTAAAAAAGGCTGCAATATTAGAGATGGTATTTTTATGTCGTGGGTATCAATTCCGTCTTCTATTTTTATCTGAAAATCTATTTCATTTGAAAATCTAATGTTTTCAATGTTCATATAAAGTTCAATGGTTTCTAATTCTTCGGCAAGTGAAATTTCTTTTAAGGAAGATGCTTCTAAAATTTTGCGAACTAATTTTGAAAATTTATTGAGGTAGTATACCGCATTTTTCTTTTCATTATTAATGATGTAAAGTTTAATAGAGTTTAAAGAATTAAATAAGAAATGCGGGTTCATTTGACTTCGCAACATGCTTTGTTCTAAGGTCAATAACTTTTTTTCGTTTTTAAGTTGAAATTGGCGGTATAGAATGTAAAGAATTAACGAGGAAAGGGCGAGTAAAAGAGTGCTGATAAGCAGTGTATTCTCGTTTTTTCTTAGTTTAAGGCGCACAAGCTCGTTGTCTCTTGCCAGTGCTTCAATTTGGTTGTTTTTCTTTTCGATATCATACCGAGATAAAACGTCATTCACATACCTCACATTTGTTTCATTGGTAATTTCATCTTCAATTTCTTTAGATTTTTTATAGTATTCTAAGGATTTTTTATAGTCATTTTTTTTAATGTAAAGATTAGAAAGATGGTTGTAGCCAACGGCCTGAGAACGTGGTAAATCATACTTTACAGATAAGCGAATACCTTCAACTAAATTTTCTTCAGAACTTTCATATTCTCCCAAATCCATGAGCGCCCAGCCTAAATTAATAAATACGGAAGAACTTATAAAATGATCTCCTAGTGCTATAGATTTAGATAAGGTGGTTTTAAGTATTTGTTGCGCTTTTAGCGTTTTTTTCTGTTTTATAAATACTTGTGCAATGCTATTGTTACAGATAACACGCCCCATGTCATTATCCATTTCCTCATTAAATGCAAGTGATTTTCTGTAGTAATTAAGAGCATTTTTTAAGTCGCCAAGTTCTTCATAACACTCCCCTATGTTTTGATTATTGATCGCTTGTCCTAACTTATTGTGTAATTCTTCTTCTAGTGCTAAAGATTTTTTAAAAATTTCTATAGCAACATTGTATTGTTTTAAATTTTGATAGATATTTCCTATGCCGTTTAAGGACACATTTTTACTTCGTTTTAGCCCTTCTGTAAGTTCTGGGGCAGACTCTGCAAGCGCTATAGCTTCTTGCGCGTAATCTAATGCTGTTTTTACGGCATCCATACGTCTATAAGCAACACTAAGCATATTAAGGCTATAGACCTTAAGTTCTAAATTGTCTGCTTTTTTAGCCGCTTCTAATGCTTCTTTGTGATTTTTAATCGCAATGTTAAACTTAGATATGTTTCGGTATTTTGTTCCAATTTGGTTTAGGGCGTAGGCTTGTCCGTGTAGATAATTTTTTTGCACTGCACTATTTGCAAAGTAGCGCATTAATACTGTGTCCCTTCTGTTTGGTCTTAGTACATGGTCTATTTCAGAATAGGCGGAAGGTGCTTTAAAAATTAAGCTATCTGTAGTCTTTTTAAACTTTTCAGAAATATCCTGGCTGTATGATGAAATAGGTAGGCAGGTTAAAAGAAGGACTACTACTTTAAATGTAAACCAGTAAAAATATCTTAAGGAAGTAGGTGCACTTGTTTTTGTCCCCTGCATAAAATCATGTTATATTAAATCTAAAAAGTCGGATTTCTTTTGTCGTGATACTGGTATTTTGTGATTAGATTCTAATATAATATATCCATCTGTTTTGATAAATTCTTTTATTTTATTTAAATTAATGATATACGAGTTGTGAATTCTGTAAAAACAATCACTTGGTAAGATTTCATTAACTTCTTTTAGTTTTTTAGTAAGAACAATTTTGTGGCCATCTGTTAGAAAAATAGTGCTGTAGTTTCCATCAGATTCAACATATAAAATTTGATCACTTTGTAGGAAAACCAATTTTCCGTCGGTATTAATTGTAATTTTTTTTTGAATAGAAGAAGCGTTGAAATTCAATAATATTTTTTCTAATTTTTCTGTAGTAATTGTTCTGGCATTGAATTTTTTAATTTTCTCGATGGTCTCACCTAAATCATCAGAATCTATGGGCTTTAAAAGATAGTCTATAGCTTCGTGCTTCATTGCTTTAATAGCATATTGGTTATATGCCGTTGTGATAACTACGGGAAATTCTTTGTTTTTTAATTTTTGAATAAATTGAAAGCCATCCATGGTGGGCATTTCAATGTCTAAAAAAAGACAATCTGGAGTATTCTCTTTCTTTTCTAGGTATGCTAATGCTTCAATAGGGTTCGTGAAAGACGCTACTATTTTAATTTCATCACTAAAATTCGTCAATTCCCAAGTTAAACTTTGGAGGGCTTTAATTTCATCATCTACAATTACGGCTTCGAGCATAGGATATTAAATGTAAACAAAAATACAAGTAAATATTTTTTTTTTAAAGTGCTTATGTATCAATGGTTCGTTTTTAAGTGCATTTGGGCTGAAATATATAATATGACCTGTTTTTTAATACTCAGCATTAAGGCTTTGTGGTTGTTCTATTTTATGTTAAAAAGAGATGAAAAGCTAAATATACCATTTATACAGTTTTCTTCACCATTGGTACATTACAGATTAGACCAGTGTCTAATTGTCCTAATTTAGTCCTGTTGTTTAATAAAACGAAGACCCCCTTAAGGATTTGAAAAGTATCCTTATTCGGTTCATTAAATTGAAGTATAAGATTTATAAGCGTTAAATTAAAAACAGAAATCATGCAAAAATCATTTATTCTATTTGTTGTTTTAATTATTGTTATCACTATTGCCGTACTAATAGAACGTGAAGTTAATTACGATCAAAATGAAGATTTTGTGTCATTATCAAATGTGCAATTAAAGGGAAACTAAAAGATGTCGACAATGAAAATTTCAGGACATATAATTGTTAATTATAAGTATGTGATAGGTGCACTATTTGCGATGTTACTACTTACGTCATACTTGCCCTTAGATAGCTTGGGGGCAAATACAATGAAAATAGATTCAGAGTATGTATTAAAAGCCAGTGGTCATTATACGGGTGATGTTTCCGGTGAAATGATATTTAAAACCTCTTCTAAAAAAAATAGTCTAGGTGAAAACTTTGTTACACTTACGGCAGAAGTTAAAGATGTTGAAAAAAGTATGTTTTCTTTTTTAATTTCTCAAAAATTAGAAAGTGATACCATTGATAAAGGAGTGTATAAAATTACGTATAATAATGAGGAGTCTGTGTACCGGCAAGAAGGGGCTTTGGGTTTTTTTAATATTGTAGATTCAAATGATCTTCCGTACTATGCAACTGAGGGAAAAATAATTATTTCTAAAATAAATGAGAATAATATCAAAGGTTTTGTACATTTAACCTTAGAAAATTTTCGAAATAAAAGAATTTTGATTTCCGGCAGTTTTAATGCCGATGTAAGAAAAGAGGAATAACAAACTGTCAAACCATGACGCTACCCTATTAATGCATATCAGTAGTTAGGATATGTGTTGCCGTTTTTTCGGCGCATAGGTGTTGTTTATGACGACAATTAATTAAAGAAAGCAGAGTTTTAATTCCGTTTTAGTTGGATTTTTAGGTTTCGGGGGGAACTTCCTAAATCAAACAAGTAGTTATTTGTTGTAAAATAATACCTTAGGGGTAGCTGGGTTAGACAGGATTTATTTAAAATCTTAGGATTTTAGAAATAGACCAAAGAGTATGTTTTTTAATACTTTTCGGTCTTTTTTTATGGGGTATAGACTTGTGTAATTCTTAGTGTTTTTCTAAGGAAATCTAAAGCCTGTCTAAGCGCAGCAAACATCACTTCTGAGGGTACATTTCAACAATTTGTGTTAAAAACTTTGTATCAGAAAACACGAAACATGCTTTCTTTACAACTGATTATTTGCAATCTTTGTTAACCGGTCTGGGGAGTCATTCCACTTGCGAATTTTTAATAAAATATAGAAAGAGATATATGTCAGCAATAGAGCCAATTTTGCAAGAGAATAAAGATAGATTCGTTATTTTTCCAATTCAACATAATGATTTATGGGAATGGTATAAAAAACAAGAAGCTTGTATTTGGACAGCAGAAGAAATTGACTTAAGTGAGGATGCGAATGACTGGAATAATAAGCTGAATGATGATGAGCGTTATTTTATTAAACACATTTTGGCATTCTTTGCAGCATCAGACGGAATCGTTAATGAAAATCTAGCAGAGAACTTTGTGAATGAGGTACAGTACTCAGAAGCTAAATTTTTCTACGGTTTTCAGATCATGATGGAAAATATTCATTCGGAAACATATTCTTTATTAATTGATACGTATGTTAAAGATGATAAAGAAAAAACAGTTCTTTTTCAGGCAATAGAAAACTTTCCTGCAATTAAGAAAAAAGCAGATTGGGCTTTAAAATGGATAGATTCGCCAAGTTTTGCGGAACGTCTAATCGCATTTGCAGCAGTAGAAGGTATTTTCTTTTCTGGTTCTTTTTGTTCTATTTTCTGGTTGAAGAAAAGAGGTTTAATGCCTGGGTTGACATTTTCTAATGAACTGATCTCCCGTGATGAAGGAATGCATTGTGATTTTGCGGTACATCTTCATAATAAACATATCGTAAATAAAGTTCCTAAAGAGCGTATTACAGAGATCCTTGTAGACGCTTTAAATATAGAAAGAGAATTTATCACAGAATCATTACCTGCGAGTTTAATTGGGATGAATTCTAAATTAATGACTCAGTATCTTGAGTTCGTAACAGATAGATTGTTGGTTGAATTGGAATGTGATAAAGTATACAATTCAACAAATCCATTCGATTTTATGGATATGATTGGAATGGAAGGAAAGACAAATTTCTTTGAAAAAAGAGTTTCAGAATATCAAAAAGCGGGTGTCTTGAATTCAGATAAAGAAGGAGATTCTCAAATCAGCTTCGACGCAGATTTCTAAAATTAAACTATAAATCATTATTATTTCGGGAAGGTTTTCTTATAGAAATAATAAACTATAAACACAACTTGTTGTGCTTTGAAAAAGGCATGATCAGGCCATTGTATCACTAAAAATAATTGTAGCCCATGTATGTACTAAAGCGAGACGGAAGAAAAGAACCAATGATGTTCGATAAGATTACGGCGAGAGTTCGTAAACTTTGTTACGGACTAAATGAGCTCGTAGATCCTATAAAAGTTTCTATGAGAGTGATTGAAGGGTTGTATGATGGGGTAACAACTTCTGAGTTAGATAATTTAGCGGCTGAAATTTCGGCAACAATGACAACAACGCATCCTGATTTTGCAAAATTAGCAGCAAGAATATCGGTCTCTAACCTACATAAGAACACGAAGAAATCTTTCGCAGATACCATGAAAGACCTTTATGAATATGTAAATCCTAGAAATGGTAAGGAGTCTCCTCTATTGTCTGATGAGGTTTTTAAAGTAATTACAGAAAATGCTGCGTTCTTAGATTCTACTATTATTTATAACCGAGATTTTGGCTACGACTATTTTGGTTTTAAAACATTAGAACGTTCTTATTTGTTAAAAATTAATGGTCAGATAGCAGAACGTCCTCAGCATATGCTCATGCGTGTATCTGTAGGGATCCACTTAAATGATTTAGATGCCGTTGTCGAGACTTATGAGTTAATGTCTAAAAAGTTTTTTACCCACGCTACACCAACATTGTTTAATTCCGGAACGCCTAAGCCACAAATGTCTTCTTGTTTTCTTTTAGCGATGAAAGACGATAGTATTGATGGTATTTATGATACACTAAAACAAACCGCTAAGATTTCTCAATCTGCGGGTGGTATTGGTTTATCTATTCATAATGTACGTGCTACAGGATCTTATATTGCAGGAACAAATGGTACTTCTAATGGTATTGTTCCGATGTTGCAAGTTTTTAATGATACTGCACGTTACGTAGATCAAGGTGGAGGAAAACGTAAAGGTAGTTTTGCAATTTATGTAGAGCCTTGGCATGCAGATATTTATGAGTTTTTAGATCTTAAAAAGAATCATGGTAAAGAAGAAATGCGTGCTAGAGATTTATTCTACGCCATGTGGATTCCAGATTTATTCATGAGAAGGGTAGAGGCTAATGAAGAGTGGACGCTAATGTGTCCTAATGAATGTCCAGATTTATTTAAGCATCATAGTGAGGTTTTTGAAACCATGTATTTAAAATATGAAGCTGAAGATAAAGGACGTAAAACCGTAAAAGCAAGAGACCTGTGGGAAAAAATACTAGAATCACAAATTGAAACTGGTACACCTTACATGTTGTATAAAGATGCAGCGAACCGTAAGAGTAATCAAAAGAATTTAGGGACTATTCGTTCTTCTAACTTATGTACTGAGATTATGGAGTATACTTCTCCTGATGAGGTTGCGGTATGTAATTTGGCGTCTATTGCCTTGCCAATGTTTATTAAGAATGGCGAGTTTGATCATAAAGAATTGTTTAGAGTTACCAAGCGTGTCACAAGAAATTTAAACAAGGTGATCGATAGAAATTATTACCCTGTTAAAGAAGCGGAAAATTCTAATATGCGTCATAGACCAATAGGTTTAGGGGTGCAAGGTTTAGCCGATGCTTTCATTATGTTGCGTTTGCCATTTACGAGTGATAAAGCAAAAGCACTAAACCAAGAAATTTTTGAAACATTATATTTTGCAGCAGTAACCGCTTCAATGGAAATGGCGAAAGAAGAAGGTGCTTATTCTAGCTATGAAGGATCTCCAATTTCTCAAGGAGAATTCCAATATAACTTATGGGGTATAAAAGATGAAGAATTATCTGGTCGTTGGGATTGGGATAAACTTCGAAAAGAGGTGAAGAAAAATGGCGTGCGTAATTCTTTATTAGTAGCGCCAATGCCAACGGCTTCTACCTCGCAAATTTTAGGAAATAATGAATGTTTTGAGCCTTATACCTCTAACATTTATACGAGAAGAGTACTGTCTGGTGAGTTCATTGTTGTGAATAAGCATTTGTTAGAAGATTTAGTGAATCTAGGTTTGTGGAATGAGAGTTTAAAACAAGAGTTAATGAGAGCAAATGGCTCTATTCAACATATAGATATTATTCCTCAAGATATTAAAGAATTATATAAAACAGTTTGGGAATTAAGTATGAAAGACATTATAGATATGTCTAGACAAAGAGGATACTTTATTGATCAAAGTCAGTCACTTAACTTATTTATGGAAGGTGCAAACTTTTCTAAATTAACGTCTATGCATTTTTATGCATGGAAGAGTGGTTTAAAAACAGGAATGTATTATCTAAGAACTAAATCTGCAGTAGATGCTATTAAGTTTACACTAGATAATACAAAGAAAAAAGAGGTTCCTGTGTCTGTAGCTGCGGATGCAGAAATAGTTGCTGCTACTGTTGTGGCAGAGGTTAAAACCGAGGTTAAAGCAGATGTTAAGGCCGTTGCGCAACAAGAAGTAGATATACAGCCAATGACGCCTCAAGAGATGAAAGAGATGATTGCAAGAGCTAAAGAAGGCCAGGCAGATGACGATTGTCTAATGTGTGGCTCTTAATTGCCTACCTAGGCATACTAAAAAAGCCCTTGGAAGTAATTCTAAGGGCTTTTTTTATAACTAGTGATTGTGTGTGTTTACTTTTTAAAATAAGGCTTTAATACGGCCATAGATATCAATGCAATACTATAGATCGCTAAAAGTATATAATGATTATCTATAGTCGTAGCTTATTAATGATGTTCTAATAGATATACGAGCCGGTATTCTAATTTGGATTTCAATAAATTATTAAAAATGAACACGTTGCAA encodes:
- a CDS encoding dCMP deaminase family protein, whose protein sequence is MKDSKQKKYDKAYLRMASEWGKLSFCKRKQVGAIIVKDRMIISDGYNGTPTGFENHCEDEEGYTKWYVLHAEANAISKVAASTQSCNGATLYITLSPCKECSKLIHQSGIKRVVYQNGYKDDSGLQFLQKAGVELVHLPEIKENIS
- a CDS encoding S41 family peptidase; its protein translation is MKKKQQYLWPIIVAGSLAIGVFVGGKLHFNDSPEKLFSTNSKKDKLNRLIDYIDYEYVDDINTDSIVDVAVNNILDKLDPHSVYIPKEDMAKVSENMKGDFVGIGISFFMEKDTISVVRTIEDGPSFNKGIKPGDRILMADNDTLFGKDIPNDVIIEKLKGKRGTAVQLKIYRKQDDRTFSITIKRDNIPLKSVEAAYLLTNDIGYIKVNRFAESTFKEFKSALANLQKQGAKKLVLDLRDNPGGYLGIAEQMADEFLVDGKLILFTKNKKGEIDKAFATDKGTFENKPIYVLINERSASASEIIAGALQDNDVGTIVGRRSFGKGLVQREMELGDGSAIRLTISRYYTPTGRSIQKDYTKGHKDYYQKFTDRYSSGELVSVDSIKVADSLKFTTPKGKVVYGGGGIIPDVFVPIGDYDEETISSLESVGILSRFAFNHLEEDRTRYKDYTEDQFIKNFRVDDILFQKFIDYMLQFGAQGYSTFNYSDFENKIKLYIKASIAEQIFNPNAYAIIKGQDDSMLLKVLELDNPNKVLSQEELDNLD
- a CDS encoding MarC family protein, coding for MEFHFDFKEIATATMVLFAVIDILGSIPIIVGLRNKVGHIQSEKASIVAAVIMVAFLFIGDEILSLIGIDVNSFAVAGSFIIFFLAIEMILGITLYRDDAPESASIVPIAFPLIAGAGTMTSILSLRAEYYVENIIVAIIINIIFVYLVLKSSKKIERLLGQTGLSVIRKVFGVILLAIAVKLFAANINQLF
- a CDS encoding DUF3109 family protein → MFQIGKTLVSEEIIDNDFVCNLTACKGACCVDGDAGAPLEEKETEILVDIYQKVKPFLRPEGIAVIEEEGAFVKGDDGEWETPLVNGSECAYVVFENNGTAKCGLEEAYNAGVTKWKKPVSCHMYPVRIREYSEFTAVNYHKWHICDPACSLGEELKVPVYKFLKEALIRKFGAKWYDELEIAAAEYLK
- a CDS encoding tetratricopeptide repeat protein; translated protein: MQGTKTSAPTSLRYFYWFTFKVVVLLLTCLPISSYSQDISEKFKKTTDSLIFKAPSAYSEIDHVLRPNRRDTVLMRYFANSAVQKNYLHGQAYALNQIGTKYRNISKFNIAIKNHKEALEAAKKADNLELKVYSLNMLSVAYRRMDAVKTALDYAQEAIALAESAPELTEGLKRSKNVSLNGIGNIYQNLKQYNVAIEIFKKSLALEEELHNKLGQAINNQNIGECYEELGDLKNALNYYRKSLAFNEEMDNDMGRVICNNSIAQVFIKQKKTLKAQQILKTTLSKSIALGDHFISSSVFINLGWALMDLGEYESSEENLVEGIRLSVKYDLPRSQAVGYNHLSNLYIKKNDYKKSLEYYKKSKEIEDEITNETNVRYVNDVLSRYDIEKKNNQIEALARDNELVRLKLRKNENTLLISTLLLALSSLILYILYRQFQLKNEKKLLTLEQSMLRSQMNPHFLFNSLNSIKLYIINNEKKNAVYYLNKFSKLVRKILEASSLKEISLAEELETIELYMNIENIRFSNEIDFQIKIEDGIDTHDIKIPSLILQPFLENAIWHGLSTREEDKSIIIDIKQENDYFTTISITDNGIGRAAAEVIKENKVLKRKSIGIDITKERLANFSKDFQNTFEVQIIDLYDANKKATGTKVIVSIPTI
- a CDS encoding LytTR family DNA-binding domain-containing protein; amino-acid sequence: MLEAVIVDDEIKALQSLTWELTNFSDEIKIVASFTNPIEALAYLEKKENTPDCLFLDIEMPTMDGFQFIQKLKNKEFPVVITTAYNQYAIKAMKHEAIDYLLKPIDSDDLGETIEKIKKFNARTITTEKLEKILLNFNASSIQKKITINTDGKLVFLQSDQILYVESDGNYSTIFLTDGHKIVLTKKLKEVNEILPSDCFYRIHNSYIINLNKIKEFIKTDGYIILESNHKIPVSRQKKSDFLDLI
- a CDS encoding ribonucleotide-diphosphate reductase subunit beta, with translation MSAIEPILQENKDRFVIFPIQHNDLWEWYKKQEACIWTAEEIDLSEDANDWNNKLNDDERYFIKHILAFFAASDGIVNENLAENFVNEVQYSEAKFFYGFQIMMENIHSETYSLLIDTYVKDDKEKTVLFQAIENFPAIKKKADWALKWIDSPSFAERLIAFAAVEGIFFSGSFCSIFWLKKRGLMPGLTFSNELISRDEGMHCDFAVHLHNKHIVNKVPKERITEILVDALNIEREFITESLPASLIGMNSKLMTQYLEFVTDRLLVELECDKVYNSTNPFDFMDMIGMEGKTNFFEKRVSEYQKAGVLNSDKEGDSQISFDADF
- a CDS encoding ribonucleoside-diphosphate reductase subunit alpha, with the protein product MYVLKRDGRKEPMMFDKITARVRKLCYGLNELVDPIKVSMRVIEGLYDGVTTSELDNLAAEISATMTTTHPDFAKLAARISVSNLHKNTKKSFADTMKDLYEYVNPRNGKESPLLSDEVFKVITENAAFLDSTIIYNRDFGYDYFGFKTLERSYLLKINGQIAERPQHMLMRVSVGIHLNDLDAVVETYELMSKKFFTHATPTLFNSGTPKPQMSSCFLLAMKDDSIDGIYDTLKQTAKISQSAGGIGLSIHNVRATGSYIAGTNGTSNGIVPMLQVFNDTARYVDQGGGKRKGSFAIYVEPWHADIYEFLDLKKNHGKEEMRARDLFYAMWIPDLFMRRVEANEEWTLMCPNECPDLFKHHSEVFETMYLKYEAEDKGRKTVKARDLWEKILESQIETGTPYMLYKDAANRKSNQKNLGTIRSSNLCTEIMEYTSPDEVAVCNLASIALPMFIKNGEFDHKELFRVTKRVTRNLNKVIDRNYYPVKEAENSNMRHRPIGLGVQGLADAFIMLRLPFTSDKAKALNQEIFETLYFAAVTASMEMAKEEGAYSSYEGSPISQGEFQYNLWGIKDEELSGRWDWDKLRKEVKKNGVRNSLLVAPMPTASTSQILGNNECFEPYTSNIYTRRVLSGEFIVVNKHLLEDLVNLGLWNESLKQELMRANGSIQHIDIIPQDIKELYKTVWELSMKDIIDMSRQRGYFIDQSQSLNLFMEGANFSKLTSMHFYAWKSGLKTGMYYLRTKSAVDAIKFTLDNTKKKEVPVSVAADAEIVAATVVAEVKTEVKADVKAVAQQEVDIQPMTPQEMKEMIARAKEGQADDDCLMCGS